One window of Stenotrophomonas indicatrix genomic DNA carries:
- the hutG gene encoding N-formylglutamate deformylase translates to MSGHPDWLTVHEGDAPLIVSFPHTGSELPHDLIGDFHSPWLARRDADWWVHELYDFARGMGATTVRSAISRSVIDLNRDPSGVSLYPGQNTTGLCPLTTFDNQPLYHAGREPDDAEIARRRDTYFAPYHNALAMQIARLRARHGAVVVYDAHSIRSHIPHLFDGELPQFNLGTAGPSGAPDTSCDNALSDVVENLLALSGMSHVRNGRFKGGWITRHYSSIAGGVHSLQMELACRGYMHEPLPDQVDEHSWPTPLDPDHAAPLRHTLAQVLNACLEFATNRSAA, encoded by the coding sequence ATGAGCGGCCATCCCGATTGGCTGACCGTGCACGAGGGCGATGCGCCGCTGATCGTCAGCTTCCCGCACACCGGCAGCGAACTGCCGCATGACCTGATCGGCGACTTCCACTCGCCCTGGTTGGCGCGTCGCGATGCAGACTGGTGGGTGCATGAACTGTACGACTTCGCACGCGGCATGGGTGCGACCACCGTGCGCTCGGCCATCTCGCGCTCGGTGATCGATCTCAACCGCGATCCCAGCGGCGTGTCGCTGTACCCGGGCCAGAACACCACCGGCCTGTGCCCGTTGACCACCTTCGACAACCAGCCGCTGTACCACGCGGGTCGCGAGCCGGACGACGCCGAGATTGCCCGCCGTCGCGACACCTATTTCGCGCCGTACCACAACGCACTGGCCATGCAGATCGCACGTCTGCGTGCACGCCACGGCGCCGTGGTGGTGTACGACGCGCATTCGATCCGCTCGCACATCCCGCACTTGTTCGATGGCGAGCTGCCGCAGTTCAACCTCGGCACCGCCGGGCCGTCCGGTGCACCGGACACCTCCTGCGACAACGCGCTGAGCGATGTGGTGGAGAACCTGCTGGCGCTCAGCGGCATGAGCCACGTGCGCAACGGCCGCTTCAAGGGCGGCTGGATCACCCGCCACTACAGCAGCATTGCCGGTGGCGTGCACAGCCTGCAGATGGAACTGGCTTGCCGCGGCTACATGCACGAACCGCTACCCGACCAGGTGGACGAGCACAGCTGGCCCACCCCGCTCGACCCCGACCACGCTGCACCGCTGCGCCACACCCTGGCGCAGGTGCTCAACGCCTGCCTTGAATTCGCTACGAACCGGAGCGCCGCATGA
- the hutU gene encoding urocanate hydratase, translating to MTRNDPSRTIAAPTGSTLTAKSWLTEAPLRMLMNNLHPDVAERPQELVVYGGIGRAARDWESFDAIVETLKRLDDDQTLLVQSGKPVGVFRTHADAPRVLIANSNLVPRWANWDHFNELDKKGLAMYGQMTAGSWIYIGAQGIVQGTYETFVEMGRQHYNGSLAGKWLFTGGLGGMGGAQPLAAVMAGASCLAVECRKSSIEMRLRTGYLDTWTDDLDEALRLIEESCTAKKPLSVGLLGNVADVLDELLIRGVKPDLLTDQTSAHDPVNGYLPQDWTVEEWDAKRATAPKEVEKAARASMANHIRAMLGFHSLGVPTVDYGNNLRQMALEEGVENAFDFPGFVPAYIRPLFCRGIGPFRWAALSGDPEDIAKTDAKVKELIPDNPHLHRWLDMAAEKIKFQGLPARICWVGLGDRDRLGLAFNEMVANGELKAPVVIGRDHLDSGSVASPNRETEAMADGSDAVSDWPLLNALLNTASGATWVSLHHGGGVGMGFSQHAGMVIVCDGTEAAAKRIARVLWNDPATGVMRHADAGYEIAIECAKEKGLDLPGILG from the coding sequence ATGACCCGCAACGACCCGTCCCGCACCATCGCCGCCCCGACCGGCAGCACGCTCACCGCCAAGAGCTGGCTCACCGAAGCGCCCCTGCGCATGCTGATGAACAACCTGCACCCGGACGTGGCCGAGCGGCCGCAGGAGCTGGTGGTGTACGGCGGCATCGGCCGTGCCGCACGCGATTGGGAGAGCTTCGATGCCATTGTCGAAACCCTCAAACGCCTGGACGACGACCAGACCCTGCTGGTGCAGTCCGGCAAGCCGGTGGGTGTGTTCCGTACCCATGCCGATGCACCGCGCGTGCTGATCGCCAATTCCAACCTGGTGCCGCGCTGGGCCAACTGGGACCACTTCAACGAACTGGATAAGAAGGGCCTGGCGATGTACGGCCAGATGACCGCCGGCAGCTGGATCTACATCGGCGCACAGGGCATCGTGCAGGGCACCTACGAAACCTTCGTGGAAATGGGCCGCCAGCACTACAACGGCAGCTTGGCCGGCAAGTGGCTGTTCACCGGCGGACTGGGTGGCATGGGCGGCGCGCAGCCGCTGGCCGCCGTGATGGCTGGTGCCTCGTGCCTGGCGGTGGAATGCCGCAAGAGCAGCATCGAAATGCGCCTGCGTACCGGCTACCTGGATACCTGGACCGACGATCTGGATGAGGCCCTGCGCCTGATCGAAGAATCGTGCACCGCCAAGAAACCGCTGTCGGTCGGCCTGCTCGGCAATGTCGCCGACGTGCTGGACGAACTGCTGATACGCGGCGTGAAGCCGGACCTGCTGACCGACCAGACCTCCGCGCACGACCCGGTCAACGGCTACCTGCCGCAGGACTGGACGGTGGAAGAATGGGATGCCAAGCGTGCAACCGCACCGAAGGAAGTGGAGAAGGCCGCGCGTGCGTCGATGGCCAACCACATCCGAGCCATGCTCGGCTTCCACTCACTGGGCGTGCCGACCGTGGACTACGGCAACAACCTGCGGCAGATGGCGCTGGAAGAAGGTGTCGAGAACGCGTTCGATTTCCCGGGCTTCGTGCCGGCCTACATCCGCCCGCTGTTCTGCCGTGGCATCGGCCCGTTCCGTTGGGCAGCGCTGAGCGGCGACCCGGAAGACATCGCCAAGACCGATGCGAAGGTGAAGGAGCTGATTCCGGACAACCCGCACCTGCACCGCTGGCTGGACATGGCCGCCGAGAAGATCAAGTTCCAGGGCCTGCCGGCGCGCATCTGCTGGGTCGGCCTGGGCGACCGCGATCGGCTGGGCCTGGCCTTCAACGAGATGGTCGCCAATGGTGAACTGAAAGCACCCGTGGTGATCGGTCGCGACCATCTGGACAGCGGCAGCGTGGCCTCGCCGAACCGCGAAACCGAAGCGATGGCCGACGGCTCCGATGCAGTGTCCGACTGGCCGCTGCTCAATGCACTGCTCAACACCGCCAGTGGCGCGACCTGGGTGTCGCTGCACCATGGCGGCGGCGTCGGCATGGGCTTCTCGCAGCACGCCGGCATGGTGATCGTCTGCGATGGCACCGAAGCGGCAGCCAAGCGGATTGCACGCGTGCTGTGGAACGACCCGGCAACGGGCGTGATGCGCCATGCCGATGCGGGCTATGAGATCGCCATTGAGTGCGCGAAGGAGAAGGGGCTGGATCTGCCGGGGATTCTGGGCTGA
- a CDS encoding Imm30 family immunity protein gives MKDQLLDEFLRVSRMRTSEEVSAFDRTVQALSGQGFSRRELGVLFSTFADDTPHHEVMWGLLHLVETSDSEILISALVQSAPYMRTVAPEWLETFICRLLNSDLHRDVLIACLKEMVSTKGAAEVVSLIKALKDDASDSIRVRASVVASALM, from the coding sequence ATGAAAGACCAGCTGCTGGACGAGTTTCTACGCGTTTCGCGAATGCGAACTTCGGAAGAGGTCAGCGCCTTCGACCGCACAGTGCAGGCACTCTCAGGACAGGGATTTTCCAGGCGGGAGCTGGGAGTCCTCTTTTCGACATTCGCCGATGACACTCCGCATCATGAAGTCATGTGGGGGCTGCTTCATCTCGTCGAGACAAGTGACAGCGAGATTTTGATTTCTGCGCTTGTCCAATCGGCTCCGTACATGCGTACCGTGGCACCAGAATGGTTAGAGACGTTCATCTGCAGATTGCTGAATAGTGATCTACACAGAGATGTGTTGATTGCCTGCCTGAAGGAGATGGTTTCGACGAAGGGCGCAGCAGAAGTCGTCTCCTTGATCAAAGCGCTGAAGGATGATGCGTCGGACAGTATCCGAGTAAGGGCATCCGTGGTCGCTTCGGCACTGATGTAG
- a CDS encoding GAD-like domain-containing protein — protein MARKTEEDQDFALFIESFGEANERVPVPETSFTRWAGILPESLLSYWRRDGWANYGDGRLWTVNPDDYEGAMGAWLAGTPFPLIDTYHVFARTGFGKLFLCGEESGAGLSIDPIRCEVFALQNRLRSKSLERQDGGIRAFFACAELDDFDFQDGDEQLLFDRAAKMHGALLADEMYGFEPALVRGGEVGLSNLRRIKLLPHLHMLRNFAEPSFPHYAIDVKPLVRK, from the coding sequence ATGGCAAGGAAAACGGAAGAAGATCAGGATTTCGCGCTCTTCATCGAGAGCTTCGGCGAGGCGAATGAACGCGTTCCGGTGCCAGAGACCAGCTTCACCAGGTGGGCGGGCATCTTGCCTGAATCGCTATTGAGCTATTGGCGTCGGGATGGATGGGCCAATTATGGCGATGGACGGCTGTGGACGGTGAATCCAGACGACTACGAAGGTGCAATGGGCGCATGGTTGGCTGGTACGCCATTTCCCTTGATCGATACCTACCATGTATTTGCCAGGACCGGATTTGGAAAGCTCTTCCTGTGCGGCGAAGAGTCAGGCGCTGGACTGAGCATTGATCCAATTCGCTGTGAGGTGTTTGCTCTGCAGAACCGTTTGAGATCCAAGTCTCTTGAACGACAGGATGGCGGAATCAGGGCCTTCTTCGCCTGTGCGGAGCTTGACGATTTTGATTTCCAGGATGGGGACGAACAACTGCTGTTTGATCGAGCAGCCAAGATGCATGGGGCCCTATTGGCGGATGAGATGTATGGCTTTGAGCCAGCGTTGGTCCGTGGTGGAGAGGTGGGGCTCAGCAATCTGCGTAGGATCAAGTTGCTGCCGCATCTGCATATGCTGAGGAACTTCGCGGAGCCGTCGTTTCCGCACTATGCGATTGATGTGAAGCCGCTGGTACGGAAGTAG
- a CDS encoding serine hydrolase domain-containing protein, protein MYRTLAAALLCALFAAPPVSARDIPTGLSSLLDTQLQANRERYGIAGQSVLVAYNGKVLYQGASGERDPATHAPATVDSIFAAQSMAKLLTSTLVMQLVDQGKVDLDAPASRYVPDLPPAWQAVHVRDFLNHSSGIGEYYDRVDNRWISKGYTGVAPDLTAALKVAGSAPMQFTTGNRVQYTQANYLVLTALLETHYRKPYPAIARERILQPLKMRSTSWGAASVPAQRAAVSYIGKEGQLQQANEDPWPNYGWGHADLQTTVGDMNRFLQALATGKLVRTATLETLWQPQKLTDGGSNFFSTGWDTTRSDGYTQVGHDGGTRVRARLAYKGTLASGYWVFVYLTNGSARNVWSSTLVDSTMAVAAPGEFPRAALAERLIGYAMSSDSGSESALREWLRTSSGIASNELELAINGTGYAIRNNLGDRPALKVFTLNTALYPTSANAWDSLAECHAALGEQETADRLYAKSKGLAKPSP, encoded by the coding sequence ATGTACCGCACCCTTGCCGCCGCATTGCTCTGTGCCCTGTTTGCCGCTCCGCCAGTTTCAGCGCGAGACATCCCCACTGGCCTCTCTTCCCTGCTCGATACCCAGCTGCAGGCCAACCGCGAGCGCTACGGCATTGCCGGCCAGTCGGTGCTGGTCGCCTACAACGGCAAAGTGCTGTACCAAGGCGCCAGCGGCGAGCGCGATCCGGCTACCCACGCGCCCGCCACCGTCGATTCCATCTTCGCCGCGCAGTCGATGGCCAAGCTGCTGACCAGCACGCTGGTGATGCAGCTGGTGGACCAGGGCAAGGTGGATCTGGATGCACCGGCCAGCCGTTATGTGCCGGACCTGCCACCCGCATGGCAGGCCGTCCACGTGCGTGACTTTCTCAACCACAGTTCGGGCATCGGCGAGTACTACGACCGCGTGGACAACCGCTGGATAAGCAAGGGCTACACCGGCGTAGCGCCGGACCTTACCGCCGCACTGAAGGTCGCTGGCTCGGCGCCGATGCAGTTCACCACCGGCAACCGCGTGCAGTACACGCAGGCCAACTACCTGGTGCTCACCGCGTTGCTGGAAACGCATTACCGCAAGCCCTATCCGGCCATCGCGCGCGAACGCATCCTGCAACCACTGAAGATGCGCAGTACCTCATGGGGCGCAGCCAGCGTGCCGGCGCAGCGCGCGGCAGTGTCTTACATCGGCAAGGAGGGGCAACTGCAGCAGGCCAACGAAGATCCCTGGCCGAACTACGGCTGGGGCCATGCCGATCTGCAGACCACCGTGGGCGACATGAACCGTTTCCTGCAGGCGCTGGCAACCGGCAAGCTGGTGCGTACGGCAACACTCGAAACGCTGTGGCAGCCACAAAAATTGACCGATGGCGGCAGCAACTTTTTCTCTACCGGTTGGGATACCACCCGCAGCGACGGCTACACCCAGGTCGGTCACGACGGCGGCACCCGCGTGCGGGCGCGGCTGGCCTACAAGGGCACGCTGGCCAGCGGCTACTGGGTCTTCGTGTACCTGACCAATGGCAGCGCCCGCAATGTCTGGTCGAGCACGCTGGTGGACAGCACGATGGCAGTGGCCGCGCCGGGCGAGTTTCCGCGTGCGGCACTGGCCGAACGCTTGATCGGCTACGCCATGAGCAGCGACAGCGGTAGCGAAAGCGCCCTGCGTGAATGGCTGCGCACAAGCAGTGGCATTGCTTCCAACGAGCTGGAGCTGGCCATCAACGGAACCGGCTACGCGATCCGCAACAATCTGGGTGATCGCCCCGCACTGAAGGTCTTCACCCTCAACACCGCGCTGTATCCGACCTCGGCCAATGCCTGGGACAGCCTAGCCGAATGCCATGCAGCGCTGGGCGAGCAGGAGACCGCTGATCGGCTGTATGCAAAGTCGAAGGGGCTGGCGAAACCCTCGCCGTAG
- a CDS encoding TonB-dependent receptor family protein — protein MPFLPYRPTLCPQSLAVMLGLATTAHAAPQATTLDAVQVTAADASAQAREALKRVPGASNVIDVAKAGSRLASSADVLAYQPGISAQSPGNEGTKVSIRGSGINRGPGAHASGIAVSIDGLPLTGPGGTPYELLEPLWLSRVEVLRGANGFERGALALGGAIDYVSRSGRDSAGVQLHYEAGSRGYQKRGISWGGVSGDVDYFLAYSDTEFDGYQRHASGDGKGAMANIGWQITPDLQTRFFVRYRETNHETPGRLTREQIRNDPRAANAANLAIDARRPQPGSTWVGNVTTLQIDEVSSLQAGVVYHKYPMDLNESLYRQQLDYANLNATLDYRRRHTLFGLDSETTIGLRVTHDLDADVRESLRFANNGYAAGTRTRDFRHHGTDSTLHIGNNLAVNERLRVQTGFALINTRRDVQVTWPSSGGRLREHDWDYAPRLGFTWQQTPQTQWFGNLSRSVEAPHPWSMIWGSNQYFGAGNGPSTGRQRAPVPMQNQTATTLELGARGDAALGRWELTGYYAHVNHELLSVELQPVPNLFIAENNASPTVHRGIEAGLDSTVWQGAPGRLSLRQAYTFSDFRYRHDTRFGSNRLPGLPRHAYQAELRFDHASGLYAALNTEYASRIAVDYANSYWADSHVIFGSRIGYDAPGGRWQLWAEMRNIGDRHYAATVTPGYNDAGKDVARSTPGEGRGVYAGVRWRFD, from the coding sequence ATGCCCTTCCTGCCGTATCGCCCCACTCTCTGCCCGCAGTCGCTGGCCGTCATGCTTGGCCTCGCCACCACCGCCCACGCCGCGCCACAGGCCACCACCCTTGATGCGGTGCAGGTCACTGCCGCCGATGCCAGCGCGCAGGCGCGCGAGGCGCTGAAGCGCGTGCCGGGCGCCAGCAACGTGATCGACGTGGCCAAGGCGGGCAGCCGCCTGGCCAGCAGCGCCGACGTATTGGCCTACCAGCCGGGCATCAGTGCGCAATCACCGGGCAACGAAGGCACCAAGGTGTCGATCCGCGGCTCGGGCATCAACCGTGGCCCGGGTGCACATGCTTCAGGCATCGCGGTGTCGATCGACGGCCTGCCACTGACTGGCCCCGGTGGCACACCCTACGAGTTGCTGGAGCCTCTGTGGCTGTCGCGTGTGGAAGTACTGCGCGGGGCCAACGGTTTCGAGCGCGGCGCGCTGGCGCTCGGCGGTGCCATCGACTACGTCAGTCGCAGTGGCCGCGATTCGGCTGGCGTGCAGCTGCACTACGAAGCCGGCAGCCGCGGCTACCAGAAGCGCGGGATCAGCTGGGGCGGCGTCAGCGGCGATGTCGATTACTTCCTGGCCTATTCCGATACCGAATTCGACGGCTATCAGCGGCATGCATCTGGCGATGGCAAGGGCGCGATGGCCAACATCGGCTGGCAGATCACCCCCGATCTGCAGACCCGCTTCTTCGTGCGCTACCGCGAAACCAACCACGAGACACCCGGGCGCCTGACCCGCGAGCAGATCCGCAATGATCCGCGCGCGGCGAACGCGGCCAACCTGGCCATCGATGCGCGCCGTCCGCAACCGGGCAGCACCTGGGTGGGCAATGTCACGACCCTGCAGATCGACGAGGTTTCGTCGCTGCAGGCCGGGGTGGTCTATCACAAGTACCCGATGGACTTGAACGAAAGCCTATACCGCCAGCAGCTGGACTACGCCAATCTCAATGCCACGCTGGACTACCGTCGCCGGCACACGCTGTTCGGTTTGGACAGCGAGACCACCATCGGGCTGCGCGTTACCCACGACCTGGATGCCGATGTGCGCGAGTCGCTGCGCTTTGCCAACAACGGTTATGCCGCCGGTACCCGCACGCGCGACTTCCGCCACCACGGCACCGACAGCACGCTGCATATCGGCAACAATCTGGCCGTGAATGAGCGCCTGCGCGTGCAGACCGGCTTTGCGCTGATCAACACCCGCCGCGATGTGCAGGTCACCTGGCCGAGCAGTGGTGGCCGCCTGCGCGAGCACGATTGGGACTACGCGCCGCGGCTGGGCTTCACTTGGCAGCAGACGCCGCAGACGCAGTGGTTCGGCAACCTCAGCCGTTCGGTGGAAGCGCCTCATCCGTGGTCGATGATCTGGGGCTCGAACCAGTACTTCGGCGCGGGCAATGGTCCGTCGACTGGCCGCCAGCGCGCGCCGGTGCCGATGCAGAACCAGACCGCGACCACGTTGGAACTCGGTGCACGCGGCGACGCCGCGCTCGGCCGCTGGGAACTGACCGGCTACTACGCGCACGTAAACCACGAGCTGCTGAGCGTGGAACTGCAGCCGGTGCCGAACCTGTTCATCGCCGAGAACAACGCCAGCCCCACCGTGCACCGTGGCATCGAGGCCGGACTGGACAGCACCGTGTGGCAGGGCGCACCGGGCCGTTTGTCACTGCGCCAGGCCTATACCTTCAGCGACTTCCGCTATCGCCATGACACGCGCTTCGGCAGCAACCGCCTGCCGGGTCTGCCGCGCCATGCGTACCAGGCCGAACTTCGCTTCGACCACGCCTCGGGTCTGTATGCCGCACTGAACACCGAGTACGCCTCGCGCATCGCGGTGGACTACGCCAACAGCTACTGGGCCGACAGCCACGTCATCTTCGGCAGCCGCATCGGTTACGACGCACCGGGCGGCCGCTGGCAGCTGTGGGCGGAGATGCGCAACATCGGTGACCGCCATTACGCCGCCACCGTCACCCCCGGTTACAACGATGCCGGCAAGGACGTGGCGCGCTCCACGCCGGGCGAAGGCCGCGGCGTGTATGCGGGCGTGCGCTGGCGCTTCGACTGA
- a CDS encoding VOC family protein yields MLHHLSFGVRDLQAAGRFYDAVLAALGYRRVFEDDTAIGYGLVDDEDLLCLKLRDDAAAPGPGFHLALAATTRVAVDAFHRAALETGGQDNGPAGLRPDYGDHYYAAFVIDPDGHCIEAVTKAAT; encoded by the coding sequence TCTTTCTTTCGGGGTTCGCGATCTGCAAGCCGCAGGCCGCTTCTATGATGCGGTGCTCGCAGCGCTTGGCTATCGCCGCGTCTTCGAAGACGACACCGCGATCGGCTATGGCCTGGTCGATGATGAAGACCTGCTCTGCCTGAAGCTGCGCGACGATGCGGCGGCGCCGGGACCCGGCTTCCATCTGGCGTTGGCGGCAACCACGCGCGTGGCCGTTGATGCCTTCCATCGTGCTGCGTTGGAAACCGGAGGCCAGGACAATGGGCCTGCGGGTCTACGCCCGGATTACGGCGACCACTACTACGCGGCCTTCGTGATCGATCCTGATGGCCATTGCATCGAGGCGGTGACCAAGGCGGCGACATGA